The following proteins are co-located in the Solanum pennellii chromosome 1, SPENNV200 genome:
- the LOC107022362 gene encoding pectinesterase inhibitor-like — MTNIFYSSLFFLSFVVVALFEVLPNVKGNILDDICPGSFFPPLCFQMLQNDPSVSKGDAHGLLSTVLQIAQDNSTSTYKWVKSIIKKPIKDPNLKAHMTNCLRNYNDATNYLKQSNDFYKTGAYKNTSLYSSLAVFESLSCNREFNEVPTDLKTLSESVQEFSNLSARIADNFT; from the coding sequence atgacaaacatTTTCTACTCTTCATTGTTCTTTCTCTCCTTTGTAGTAGTAGCACTATTTGAAGTTCTTCCAAATGTGAAGGGAAACATACTTGATGACATTTGTCCCGGTAGCTTTTTTCCTCCACTTTGTTTTCAGATGCTTCAAAATGACCCCTCTGTCTCCAAAGGCGATGCCCATGGTCTTCTCTCTACTGTTCTTCAAATAGCCCAAGATAACAGCACATCCACCTATAAATGGGTTAAATCCATTATTAAAAAACCCATCAAAGATCCCAACCTGAAAGCCCACATGACCAATTGTTTGAGAAATTACAATGATGCCACTAATTATCTTAAACAATCCAATGATTTCTATAAGACTGGTGCTTATAAAAACACAAGTTTGTATTCATCTCTTGCTGTGTTTGAATCACTTTCTTGCAACCGTGAGTTCAATGAAGTACCAACCGATCTCAAAACACTCAGCGAGTCGGTCCAAGAGTTCTCTAATCTTTCTGCTCGTATAGCCGATAATTTTACATGA